In the Ranitomeya imitator isolate aRanImi1 chromosome 2, aRanImi1.pri, whole genome shotgun sequence genome, GGAGCGGCAGGTGATACAGCAACAGGAGCGGCAGGTGATACAGCAACAGGAGCGGCATGTGATACAGCAACAGGAGCGACATGTGATACAGCAACAGGAGCGGCAGGTGATACAGCAACAGGAGCGGCATGTGATACAGCAACAGGAGCGGCAGGTGATACAGCAACAGGAGCAGCATGTGATACAGCAACAGGAGCGGCAGGTGATACAGCAACAGGAGCGGCAGGTGATACAGCAACAGGAGCGGCAGGTGATACAGCAACAGGAGCGGCAGGTGATACAGCAACAGGAGCGGCAGGTGATACAGCAACAGGAGCAGCAGGTGATACAACAAAAGGAACAGTAAGTGGAGCAGCAAAAGAGCAGAAAAAGGACCAGGAGCGGCAGGTGATACAGCAACAGGAGCGGCAGGTGATACAGCAACAGGAGCGGCAGGTGATACAGCAACAGGAGCAGCATGTGATACAGCAACAGGAGCGGCAGGTGATACAGCAACAGGAGCAGCAGCTGATACAGCAACAGGAGCGGCAGGTGATACAGCAACAGGAGCAGCATGTGATACAGCAACAGGAGCGGCAGGTGATACAGCAACAGGAGCGGCAGGTGATACAGCAACAGGAGCAGCAGGTGACAAAAGGAACAGTAAGTGGAGCAGCAAAAGAGCAGAAAAAGGACCAGGAGCGGCAGGTGATACAGCAACCGGAGCGGCAGGTGATATAGCAACAGGAGTGGCAGGTGATACAGCAACAGGAGCGGCAGGTGATACAGCAACAGGAGCGGCAGCAGATACAGCAACAGGAATGGCATGTGATACAGCACCTGGAGTGGTAGGTGTTACGGCAACAGGAGCGGCAGGTGATACAGCAACAGGAGCGGCAGGTGATACAGCAACAGGAGCGGCATGTGACACAGCAACAGGAATGGCATGTGATACAGCACCTGGAGTGGTAGGTGTTACGGCAACAGGAGCGGTAGGTGATACAGCAACAGGAGCAGCAGGTGACAAAATGAACAGTAAGTGGAGTAGCAAAAGAGCAGAAAAAGGACCAGGAGCGGCAGGTGATACAGCAACAGGAGCGGCATGTGATACAGCAACAGGAGCGGCATGTGACACAGCAACAGGAATGGCATGTGATACAGCACCTGGAGTGGTAGGTGCTACGGCAACAGGAGCGGTAGGTGTTACGGCAACAGGAGCGGCAGGTGATACAGCAACAGGAGCGGCAGCAGCACGCTGTATGGATCTTTCATCACAACAGTGCTATGTAAATTTTCTGGCGCCAGACAAGATTGTGAAGTTGCCCTCCATTCAGGCACCGCTGCACTGGATTCCATCATCTCTCGTGCCCTCGAACATTATAGTATATTTTACATCTGTTAATTCTAGGACACTGCACATTCAGAAAGAGGTTTtccagcacataacataagacagacAACAAAGGTACAAAGAAAATAAACTGGACACAACTAAGTCAAAAACAGACAAGTGCAATGGGAGAAAGGGCCCTGCCCCGGAGGATTTCCAATGTTCTAATGCTGGATCCAGCGGTGACCCCGAGTATCATCACACATGACACCATCTATTAGATCAGAGCAGTTATTGTCCATGCCTCATATATGTTGTTCTTGGTCAGATTTGATCCCAGGGCCTGAGCGCTGCAAAACTGCCATAGTCACCACTGGgctttgggcccatcatactgtgtataggggaggtgtGGGCCCATCATGCCATGTATAGGGGAGGTTTGGGCCCATCATTCTGTACATAGACGAGCTGTGGgtacaccatactgtgtatagaggagctgtggacccattATACCATGTATAAGGGAGgtttgggcccatcatactgtgtataggggagccgtgggtacatcatactgtatataggggagttgtgggcccaTTACATTTCatttaggggagctgtgggcccatcattctGAGTATAGAGGAGGAATgggcccatcataccgtgtataggggAGGTGTTGCCCCATCATAAGGTAaaaaggggagctgtgggcccatcatattgtgtataggggaggtttgggcccatcatactatgtatagaggaGTTGTGGGCCCAtggtactgtgtataggagagttgtgggcccatcataccgtgTGCAGGGAGACTGTACGCTCATCATACCGTGCATAGGGGAGCAGTTggaccatcatgctgtgtataagggagccgtgggtccatcatactgtatgtagaggagttgtgggcccattatattgcatatagaggagctgtgggcccatattgcatataggggagatgtgggcccatcatactgagcatagtggagctgtggacccatcataccatGTATAGGGCaggtgtgggcccatcatactgagtATAGAGGAgctttgggcccatcatactgtgtatagaggagctttgggcccatcatactgtgtatagaggatctTTGGGCACATCATACCATGTATAGGGCAGGTGtcggcccatcatactgtgaatagAGGACCTGTTGGTctgtcatgctgtgtataggggaggtgtgggacctctatgctgacgacactcagatctacctctctggcccagacgtcaccgctctgctgtccagaatcccagagtgcctatcagccatatcctccttcttctcctctcgcttcctcaaactcaatgtggacaaatctgaactcatcatctttcctccatcccacaaatcttccttacctgtcctatctatcgcagtcaatgacataatgctttcccccgtacctgaagtccgctgcctcggagtaaccttcgactctgccctgtccttcaaaccgcacatccaagctctttccacctcctgtcgcctccagctcaaaaatatctccaggatccgtcctttcctcaacccccaatctactaaaatgcttgtgcacgccctcatcatttcccgccttgactactgcaacatccttttctgtggcctcctgctaacacccttgcacctctccagtccatccttaactctgctgcccgactaattcatctctctcctcgctactcctccgcttcccccctctgcaaatctcttcactggctcccattccctcagcgtatccagttcaaattgctaatactgacctacaaagccatccacaacctgtctcctccatatatctctgaactaatctctcgatatcttccctcacgtgacctccggtcctcccaagacctccttctctcctccacacttattcgctcctcatccaatcgcctccaagacttctcccgaatatcccccatcctctggaactctctgccccaacacgtccgactatcaaccacagtcggatccttcattgTGCCATGGGCCCCTCATACTGTGTACTGTACAGGGGAGccatgggcccatcatactg is a window encoding:
- the LOC138661398 gene encoding trichohyalin-like, translated to MEAKSKYTLKFRVVCVLAGGHSRSEKYGNITLYHGVQQQQEQQVTKGTVSGAAKEQKKDQERHVIQQQERHVIQQQERQVIQQQERHVIQQQERHVIQQQERHVIQQQERHVIQQQERHVIQQQERQVIQQQERHVIQQQERQVIQQQEQHVIQQQERQVIQQQERQVIQQQERHVIQQQERHVIQQQERQVIQQQERHVIQQQERQVIQQQEQHVIQQQERQVIQQQERQVIQQQERQVIQQQERQVIQQQERQVIQQQEQQKKDQERQVIQQQERQVIQQQERQVIQQQEQHVIQQQERQVIQQQEQQLIQQQERQVIQQQEQHVIQQQERQVIQQQERQVIQQQEQQVTKGTVSGAAKEQKKDQERQVIQQPERQVI